One Brachyhypopomus gauderio isolate BG-103 chromosome 15, BGAUD_0.2, whole genome shotgun sequence genomic region harbors:
- the cdkl1 gene encoding cyclin-dependent kinase-like 1 isoform X2: MADNLLSRAQAQQCHRSEKHFPTDMCSVRLGLQQLKHCNLVNLIEVFRRKRKLHLVFEYCDHTVLNELDRYPRGVPEHLVKSITWQTLQAINFCHKQNCIHRDVKPENILITKHHVIKLCDFGFARILTGPCDYYTDYVATRWYRAPELLVGDTQYGPPVDVWAVGCVFAELLSGAPLWPGKSDVDQLYLIRKTLGDLIPRHQQVFSNNQFFSGVCVPEPQEMESLEQKYPSISYQALSLMKGCLHMDPVDRLTCKQLLEQPYFDSQREETESTARELDRARRRPRQPRKHLPPGYLPQLTSSSIFPAVDNRKHYNNLRKVNYHFPNI, translated from the exons ATGGCAGATAATCTATTGAGCAG AGCACAAGCACAACAATGCCACAGAAGTGAAAAGCACTTTCCCACTGACATGTGCAGTGTTCGCTTGGGTCTACAGCAACTGAAGCACTGTAACCTGGTGAACCTGATTGAAGTATTTCGAAGAAAGAGGAAGCTGCACTTGGTGTTTGAGTACTGCGACCACACTGTCCTCAACGAGCTCGACAGATACCCCAGAGG GGTTCCAGAGCACCTGGTTAAAAGCATCACCTGGCAGACTTTACAAGCTATTAACTTCTGTCATAAACAAAAT tgTATCCACAGAGATGTGAAGCCAGAGAATATACTTATCACAAAACACCATGTCATCAAACTCTGTGATTTTGGCTTCGCTAGGATCCTCA cGGGTCCATGTGATTATTATACGGATTATGTGGCTACTCGTTGGTATCGAGCCCCAGAACTGCTAGTCGGGGACACACAGTATGGCCCTCCAGTGGATGTATGGGCAGTGGGCTGTGTGTTTGCTGAGCTGCTCTCGGGCGCCCCCCTGTGGCCAGGCAAATCAGATGTAGACCAGCTGTATCTGATCAGGAAAACATTGG GTGATTTGATCCCCAGGCATCAACAGGTTTTCAGCAATAACCAGTTcttcagtggagtgtgtgttcctgaACCACAGGAAATG gaATCTCTGGAGCAGAAATATCCCTCCATCTCCTACCAGGCATTGAGTCTAATGAAG GGCTGTCTGCACATGGACCCTGTAGACCGGCTGACGTGTAAGCAGTTGCTGGAGCAGCCGTACTTCGACAGCCAACGTGAGGAGACGGAGAGCACCGCGCGGGAGCTCGACCGGGCGAGGAGACGGCCACGCCAGCCCCGCAAACACCTGCCCCCGGGG TATTTGCCACAGCTGACCAGCAGCAGTATCTTCCCAGCTGTGGACAACAGAAAACACTACAACAACCTGCGCAAAGTTAACTACCACTTCCCCAACATCTAA
- the klc1b gene encoding kinesin light chain 1b isoform X6 has product MSTMVYPREEKLEKLSQEEIISNTKLVIQGLEALKSEHNSILHSLLETIKCLKKDEEANLVHEKSNLLRKSVEMIELGLGEAQVMMALSNHLNAVESEKQKLRAQVRRLCQENQWLRDELANTQQKLQKSEQSVAQLEEEKKHLEFMNQLKKYDEDVSPSEEKDGEQPKDSLDDLFPNDEEEHGQGMQHQHNSAAVAAAQQGGYEIPARLRTLHNLVIQYASQGRYEVAVPLCKQALEDLEKTSGHDHPDVATMLNILALVYRDQNKYKEAAHLLNDALSIREKTLGKDHPAVAATLNNLAVLYGKRGKYKEAEPLCKRALEIREKVLGKDHPDVAKQLNNLALLCQNQGKYEEVEYYYCRALEIYECRLGPDDPNVAKTKNNLASCFLKQGKYKEAEILYKEILTRAHEKEFGSVDAENKPIWMHAEEREEMSKGKHRDNTPYGEYGGWYKACKVSSPTVNTTLRNLGALYRRQGKMEAAETLEDCAMRSRKQGIDPIHQTRVVEILKESDGDRRRSRDSLASVKYDSSSETGEEA; this is encoded by the exons ATGTCCACAATGGTGTATCCCCGTGAAGAGAAGCTGGAGAAGCTCTCGCAGGAGGAGATCATCTCAAACACTAAGCTGGTGATCCAGGGCCTGGAGGCACTGAAGAGCGAGCACAATTCTATCCTGCACAGCCTGCTAGAGACCATCAAGTGCCTGAAGAAGGATGAGGAGGCCAACCTGGTGCATGAGAAGTCCAACCTGCTCCGCAAATCTGTGGAGATGATCGAGTTGGGCCTGGGGGAGGCGCAG GTCATGATGGCCCTGTCCAACCACCTGAACGCGGTGGAGTCGGAGAAGCAGAAGCTGCGTGCCCAGGTGCGGCGTCTGTGCCAGGAGAACCAGTGGCTGCGTGACGAGCTGGCCAACACGCAGCAGAAGCTGCAGAAGAGCGAGCAGAGCGTGGCccagctggaggaggagaagaagcaCCTGGAGTTCATGAACCAGCTCAAAAAGTACGACGAAGACGTCTCTCCTTCG GAGGAAAAAGATGGCGAGCAGCCCAAAGACTCCCTGGACGACCTGTTTCCTAATGATGAAGAAGAACACGGCCAAGGCA tgcagcaccaacacaacagTGCAGCCGTGGCAGCGGCCCAGCAGGGTGGCTATGAGATCCCGGCGCGTCTCCGCACCCTGCACAACCTGGTGATCCAGTACGCCTCGCAGGGCAGGTACGAGGTGGCCGTGCCCCTCTGCAAGCAGGCTCTGGAGGACCTGGAGAAGACCTCGGGCCACGACCACCCCGACGTTGCCACCATGCTCAACATCCTAGCGCTGGTATACAG GGACcagaacaaatacaaagaagcaGCACACCTGCTCAACGACGCTCTGTCTATTAGGGAAAAGACTCTGGGCAAAGACCACCCTGCG GTGGCTGCCACTCTCAATAACCTGGCTGTGCTCTACGGGAAGAGGGGCAAATACAAGGAGGCAGAGCCTCTGTGCAAGAGAGCCCTGGAGATCAGAgagaag gtgctGGGGAAGGACCACCCGGACGTGGCGAAGCAGCTGAACAACCTGGCCTTGCTGTGTCAGAACCAGGGCAAGTACGAGGAGGTGGAGTACTACTACTGCCGAGCCCTGGAGATCTACGAATGCAGACTGGGCCCTGACGACCCCAACGTTGCCAAGACCAAGAACAACCTG GCTTCGTGCTTTCTCAAACAGGGCAAATACAAGGAGGCTGAAATTCTGTACAAAGAAATTCTCACACGTGCCCATGAGAAGGAATTTGGGTCAGTGGATG CGGAGAACAAGCCTATCTGGATGCATgctgaagagagggaggagatgagCAAG GGCAAGCACAGAGACAACACGCCTTATGGAGAGTATGGAGGCTGGTACAAAGCCTGCAAAGTCAGCAG CCCGACCGTGAACACCACTCTGAGGAATCTGGGCGCCCTGTACCGCCGACAGGGCAAGATGGAAGCAGCGGAGACCCTGGAGGACTGCGCCATGAGATCCCGCAAGCAG GGGATCGATCCAATCCACCAGACCCGTGTGGTTGAGATTCTGAAGGAGAGTGATGGGGACCGGAGGAGGAGCAGAGACAGCTTGGCCAGCGTGAAGTACGACAGCAGCTCAGAGACTGGAGAGGAA
- the cdkl1 gene encoding cyclin-dependent kinase-like 1 isoform X1, with protein sequence MEKYEKMGKIGEGSYGVVFKCRNKDTGQIVAIKKFVESEDDPVIKKIALREIRMLKQLKHCNLVNLIEVFRRKRKLHLVFEYCDHTVLNELDRYPRGVPEHLVKSITWQTLQAINFCHKQNCIHRDVKPENILITKHHVIKLCDFGFARILTGPCDYYTDYVATRWYRAPELLVGDTQYGPPVDVWAVGCVFAELLSGAPLWPGKSDVDQLYLIRKTLGDLIPRHQQVFSNNQFFSGVCVPEPQEMESLEQKYPSISYQALSLMKGCLHMDPVDRLTCKQLLEQPYFDSQREETESTARELDRARRRPRQPRKHLPPGYLPQLTSSSIFPAVDNRKHYNNLRKVNYHFPNI encoded by the exons ATGGAGAAGTATGAGAAGATGGGGAAGATCGGAGAGGGATCATACGGCGTGGTCTTCAAGTGCAGAAATAAAGACACGGGACAGATCGTCGCTATCAAAAAGTTTGTGGAGTCGGAAGATGATCCTGTTATTAAAAAGATTGCGCTTAGGGAGATCCGGATGCTGAAG CAACTGAAGCACTGTAACCTGGTGAACCTGATTGAAGTATTTCGAAGAAAGAGGAAGCTGCACTTGGTGTTTGAGTACTGCGACCACACTGTCCTCAACGAGCTCGACAGATACCCCAGAGG GGTTCCAGAGCACCTGGTTAAAAGCATCACCTGGCAGACTTTACAAGCTATTAACTTCTGTCATAAACAAAAT tgTATCCACAGAGATGTGAAGCCAGAGAATATACTTATCACAAAACACCATGTCATCAAACTCTGTGATTTTGGCTTCGCTAGGATCCTCA cGGGTCCATGTGATTATTATACGGATTATGTGGCTACTCGTTGGTATCGAGCCCCAGAACTGCTAGTCGGGGACACACAGTATGGCCCTCCAGTGGATGTATGGGCAGTGGGCTGTGTGTTTGCTGAGCTGCTCTCGGGCGCCCCCCTGTGGCCAGGCAAATCAGATGTAGACCAGCTGTATCTGATCAGGAAAACATTGG GTGATTTGATCCCCAGGCATCAACAGGTTTTCAGCAATAACCAGTTcttcagtggagtgtgtgttcctgaACCACAGGAAATG gaATCTCTGGAGCAGAAATATCCCTCCATCTCCTACCAGGCATTGAGTCTAATGAAG GGCTGTCTGCACATGGACCCTGTAGACCGGCTGACGTGTAAGCAGTTGCTGGAGCAGCCGTACTTCGACAGCCAACGTGAGGAGACGGAGAGCACCGCGCGGGAGCTCGACCGGGCGAGGAGACGGCCACGCCAGCCCCGCAAACACCTGCCCCCGGGG TATTTGCCACAGCTGACCAGCAGCAGTATCTTCCCAGCTGTGGACAACAGAAAACACTACAACAACCTGCGCAAAGTTAACTACCACTTCCCCAACATCTAA
- the dmac2l gene encoding ATP synthase subunit s, mitochondrial has protein sequence MRVLTRVTGCVLHPRPAAPRSSRGFWGWLNAVFNKVDYERIKSVGPDRAAAEWLLRCGAKVRFRGFDRWQHDYNGLPTGPLGRYHIQAIDATESCIMYRGFDYLNGLEHVEEIKLNKCIYIEDACLECLSQTENMQASLRTMEVISCGNVSDKGIIALHHLKNLEYLFLSDLPGVKEKEITTGRLQTALPKLSIELDLG, from the exons ATGAGAGTCCTCACTCGGGTAACGGGGTGTGTCCTACACCCGCGCCCTGCGGCGCCACGGAGCAGCCGGGGGTTCTGGGGGTGGCTCAACGCTGTGTTCAACAA AGTGGATTATGAGCGTATTAAATCTGTTGGTCCAGACCGTGCAGCTGCCGAATGGCTTTTGAGGTGTGGGGCCAAAGTTCGTTTTCGTGGTTTTGACCGCTGGCAACATGACTATAATGGGCTCCCAACTGGTCCACTGGGTCGGTACCATATACAGGCCATCGATGCCACAGAATCCTGCATCATGTACCGGGGCTTCGATTACCTGA ATGGTTTGGAGCATGTTGAGGAGATAAAGCTGAATAAGTGTATTTATATAGAAGATGCATGTCTGGAGTGCTTGAGTCAGACGGAGAACATGCAGGCCAGCTTAAGGACGATGGAGGTCATCTCCTGTGGCAACGTCTCCGATAAAGGCATCATCGCTCTCCATCACTTGAA GAACCTGGAGTACTTGTTTCTCAGTGACCTGCCAGGAGTAAAGGAGAAAGAGATAACAACAGGCAGACTGCAGACCGCACTACCTAAACTCTCCATCGAACTGGACTTGGGTTAG
- the klc1b gene encoding kinesin light chain 1b isoform X4 has translation MSTMVYPREEKLEKLSQEEIISNTKLVIQGLEALKSEHNSILHSLLETIKCLKKDEEANLVHEKSNLLRKSVEMIELGLGEAQVMMALSNHLNAVESEKQKLRAQVRRLCQENQWLRDELANTQQKLQKSEQSVAQLEEEKKHLEFMNQLKKYDEDVSPSEEKDGEQPKDSLDDLFPNDEEEHGQGMQHQHNSAAVAAAQQGGYEIPARLRTLHNLVIQYASQGRYEVAVPLCKQALEDLEKTSGHDHPDVATMLNILALVYRDQNKYKEAAHLLNDALSIREKTLGKDHPAVAATLNNLAVLYGKRGKYKEAEPLCKRALEIREKVLGKDHPDVAKQLNNLALLCQNQGKYEEVEYYYCRALEIYECRLGPDDPNVAKTKNNLASCFLKQGKYKEAEILYKEILTRAHEKEFGSVDAENKPIWMHAEEREEMSKGKHRDNTPYGEYGGWYKACKVSSPTVNTTLRNLGALYRRQGKMEAAETLEDCAMRSRKQGIDPIHQTRVVEILKESDGDRRRSRDSLASVKYDSSSETGEEVSMGVVWTGVFSS, from the exons ATGTCCACAATGGTGTATCCCCGTGAAGAGAAGCTGGAGAAGCTCTCGCAGGAGGAGATCATCTCAAACACTAAGCTGGTGATCCAGGGCCTGGAGGCACTGAAGAGCGAGCACAATTCTATCCTGCACAGCCTGCTAGAGACCATCAAGTGCCTGAAGAAGGATGAGGAGGCCAACCTGGTGCATGAGAAGTCCAACCTGCTCCGCAAATCTGTGGAGATGATCGAGTTGGGCCTGGGGGAGGCGCAG GTCATGATGGCCCTGTCCAACCACCTGAACGCGGTGGAGTCGGAGAAGCAGAAGCTGCGTGCCCAGGTGCGGCGTCTGTGCCAGGAGAACCAGTGGCTGCGTGACGAGCTGGCCAACACGCAGCAGAAGCTGCAGAAGAGCGAGCAGAGCGTGGCccagctggaggaggagaagaagcaCCTGGAGTTCATGAACCAGCTCAAAAAGTACGACGAAGACGTCTCTCCTTCG GAGGAAAAAGATGGCGAGCAGCCCAAAGACTCCCTGGACGACCTGTTTCCTAATGATGAAGAAGAACACGGCCAAGGCA tgcagcaccaacacaacagTGCAGCCGTGGCAGCGGCCCAGCAGGGTGGCTATGAGATCCCGGCGCGTCTCCGCACCCTGCACAACCTGGTGATCCAGTACGCCTCGCAGGGCAGGTACGAGGTGGCCGTGCCCCTCTGCAAGCAGGCTCTGGAGGACCTGGAGAAGACCTCGGGCCACGACCACCCCGACGTTGCCACCATGCTCAACATCCTAGCGCTGGTATACAG GGACcagaacaaatacaaagaagcaGCACACCTGCTCAACGACGCTCTGTCTATTAGGGAAAAGACTCTGGGCAAAGACCACCCTGCG GTGGCTGCCACTCTCAATAACCTGGCTGTGCTCTACGGGAAGAGGGGCAAATACAAGGAGGCAGAGCCTCTGTGCAAGAGAGCCCTGGAGATCAGAgagaag gtgctGGGGAAGGACCACCCGGACGTGGCGAAGCAGCTGAACAACCTGGCCTTGCTGTGTCAGAACCAGGGCAAGTACGAGGAGGTGGAGTACTACTACTGCCGAGCCCTGGAGATCTACGAATGCAGACTGGGCCCTGACGACCCCAACGTTGCCAAGACCAAGAACAACCTG GCTTCGTGCTTTCTCAAACAGGGCAAATACAAGGAGGCTGAAATTCTGTACAAAGAAATTCTCACACGTGCCCATGAGAAGGAATTTGGGTCAGTGGATG CGGAGAACAAGCCTATCTGGATGCATgctgaagagagggaggagatgagCAAG GGCAAGCACAGAGACAACACGCCTTATGGAGAGTATGGAGGCTGGTACAAAGCCTGCAAAGTCAGCAG CCCGACCGTGAACACCACTCTGAGGAATCTGGGCGCCCTGTACCGCCGACAGGGCAAGATGGAAGCAGCGGAGACCCTGGAGGACTGCGCCATGAGATCCCGCAAGCAG GGGATCGATCCAATCCACCAGACCCGTGTGGTTGAGATTCTGAAGGAGAGTGATGGGGACCGGAGGAGGAGCAGAGACAGCTTGGCCAGCGTGAAGTACGACAGCAGCTCAGAGACTGGAGAGGAAGTGAGTATGGGCGTAGTGTGGACTGGG
- the klc1b gene encoding kinesin light chain 1b isoform X3 translates to MSTMVYPREEKLEKLSQEEIISNTKLVIQGLEALKSEHNSILHSLLETIKCLKKDEEANLVHEKSNLLRKSVEMIELGLGEAQVMMALSNHLNAVESEKQKLRAQVRRLCQENQWLRDELANTQQKLQKSEQSVAQLEEEKKHLEFMNQLKKYDEDVSPSEEKDGEQPKDSLDDLFPNDEEEHGQGMQHQHNSAAVAAAQQGGYEIPARLRTLHNLVIQYASQGRYEVAVPLCKQALEDLEKTSGHDHPDVATMLNILALVYRDQNKYKEAAHLLNDALSIREKTLGKDHPAVAATLNNLAVLYGKRGKYKEAEPLCKRALEIREKVLGKDHPDVAKQLNNLALLCQNQGKYEEVEYYYCRALEIYECRLGPDDPNVAKTKNNLASCFLKQGKYKEAEILYKEILTRAHEKEFGSVDAENKPIWMHAEEREEMSKGKHRDNTPYGEYGGWYKACKVSSPTVNTTLRNLGALYRRQGKMEAAETLEDCAMRSRKQGIDPIHQTRVVEILKESDGDRRRSRDSLASVKYDSSSETGEEVSMGVVWTGVGCGALWHFIAFVSLIIFLALQIVVGKSRENMYSE, encoded by the exons ATGTCCACAATGGTGTATCCCCGTGAAGAGAAGCTGGAGAAGCTCTCGCAGGAGGAGATCATCTCAAACACTAAGCTGGTGATCCAGGGCCTGGAGGCACTGAAGAGCGAGCACAATTCTATCCTGCACAGCCTGCTAGAGACCATCAAGTGCCTGAAGAAGGATGAGGAGGCCAACCTGGTGCATGAGAAGTCCAACCTGCTCCGCAAATCTGTGGAGATGATCGAGTTGGGCCTGGGGGAGGCGCAG GTCATGATGGCCCTGTCCAACCACCTGAACGCGGTGGAGTCGGAGAAGCAGAAGCTGCGTGCCCAGGTGCGGCGTCTGTGCCAGGAGAACCAGTGGCTGCGTGACGAGCTGGCCAACACGCAGCAGAAGCTGCAGAAGAGCGAGCAGAGCGTGGCccagctggaggaggagaagaagcaCCTGGAGTTCATGAACCAGCTCAAAAAGTACGACGAAGACGTCTCTCCTTCG GAGGAAAAAGATGGCGAGCAGCCCAAAGACTCCCTGGACGACCTGTTTCCTAATGATGAAGAAGAACACGGCCAAGGCA tgcagcaccaacacaacagTGCAGCCGTGGCAGCGGCCCAGCAGGGTGGCTATGAGATCCCGGCGCGTCTCCGCACCCTGCACAACCTGGTGATCCAGTACGCCTCGCAGGGCAGGTACGAGGTGGCCGTGCCCCTCTGCAAGCAGGCTCTGGAGGACCTGGAGAAGACCTCGGGCCACGACCACCCCGACGTTGCCACCATGCTCAACATCCTAGCGCTGGTATACAG GGACcagaacaaatacaaagaagcaGCACACCTGCTCAACGACGCTCTGTCTATTAGGGAAAAGACTCTGGGCAAAGACCACCCTGCG GTGGCTGCCACTCTCAATAACCTGGCTGTGCTCTACGGGAAGAGGGGCAAATACAAGGAGGCAGAGCCTCTGTGCAAGAGAGCCCTGGAGATCAGAgagaag gtgctGGGGAAGGACCACCCGGACGTGGCGAAGCAGCTGAACAACCTGGCCTTGCTGTGTCAGAACCAGGGCAAGTACGAGGAGGTGGAGTACTACTACTGCCGAGCCCTGGAGATCTACGAATGCAGACTGGGCCCTGACGACCCCAACGTTGCCAAGACCAAGAACAACCTG GCTTCGTGCTTTCTCAAACAGGGCAAATACAAGGAGGCTGAAATTCTGTACAAAGAAATTCTCACACGTGCCCATGAGAAGGAATTTGGGTCAGTGGATG CGGAGAACAAGCCTATCTGGATGCATgctgaagagagggaggagatgagCAAG GGCAAGCACAGAGACAACACGCCTTATGGAGAGTATGGAGGCTGGTACAAAGCCTGCAAAGTCAGCAG CCCGACCGTGAACACCACTCTGAGGAATCTGGGCGCCCTGTACCGCCGACAGGGCAAGATGGAAGCAGCGGAGACCCTGGAGGACTGCGCCATGAGATCCCGCAAGCAG GGGATCGATCCAATCCACCAGACCCGTGTGGTTGAGATTCTGAAGGAGAGTGATGGGGACCGGAGGAGGAGCAGAGACAGCTTGGCCAGCGTGAAGTACGACAGCAGCTCAGAGACTGGAGAGGAAGTGAGTATGGGCGTAGTGTGGACTGGG GTGGGGTGTGGAGCTCTGTGGCATTTTATTGCCTTTGTCTCTCTGATCATATTCCTGGCACTGCAGATCGTTGTGGGGAAATCTAGAGAGAACATGTACTCTGAATAA
- the klc1b gene encoding kinesin light chain 1b isoform X7, protein MSTMVYPREEKLEKLSQEEIISNTKLVIQGLEALKSEHNSILHSLLETIKCLKKDEEANLVHEKSNLLRKSVEMIELGLGEAQVMMALSNHLNAVESEKQKLRAQVRRLCQENQWLRDELANTQQKLQKSEQSVAQLEEEKKHLEFMNQLKKYDEDVSPSEEKDGEQPKDSLDDLFPNDEEEHGQGMQHQHNSAAVAAAQQGGYEIPARLRTLHNLVIQYASQGRYEVAVPLCKQALEDLEKTSGHDHPDVATMLNILALVYRDQNKYKEAAHLLNDALSIREKTLGKDHPAVAATLNNLAVLYGKRGKYKEAEPLCKRALEIREKVLGKDHPDVAKQLNNLALLCQNQGKYEEVEYYYCRALEIYECRLGPDDPNVAKTKNNLASCFLKQGKYKEAEILYKEILTRAHEKEFGSVDAENKPIWMHAEEREEMSKGKHRDNTPYGEYGGWYKACKVSSPTVNTTLRNLGALYRRQGKMEAAETLEDCAMRSRKQSNSVSRLV, encoded by the exons ATGTCCACAATGGTGTATCCCCGTGAAGAGAAGCTGGAGAAGCTCTCGCAGGAGGAGATCATCTCAAACACTAAGCTGGTGATCCAGGGCCTGGAGGCACTGAAGAGCGAGCACAATTCTATCCTGCACAGCCTGCTAGAGACCATCAAGTGCCTGAAGAAGGATGAGGAGGCCAACCTGGTGCATGAGAAGTCCAACCTGCTCCGCAAATCTGTGGAGATGATCGAGTTGGGCCTGGGGGAGGCGCAG GTCATGATGGCCCTGTCCAACCACCTGAACGCGGTGGAGTCGGAGAAGCAGAAGCTGCGTGCCCAGGTGCGGCGTCTGTGCCAGGAGAACCAGTGGCTGCGTGACGAGCTGGCCAACACGCAGCAGAAGCTGCAGAAGAGCGAGCAGAGCGTGGCccagctggaggaggagaagaagcaCCTGGAGTTCATGAACCAGCTCAAAAAGTACGACGAAGACGTCTCTCCTTCG GAGGAAAAAGATGGCGAGCAGCCCAAAGACTCCCTGGACGACCTGTTTCCTAATGATGAAGAAGAACACGGCCAAGGCA tgcagcaccaacacaacagTGCAGCCGTGGCAGCGGCCCAGCAGGGTGGCTATGAGATCCCGGCGCGTCTCCGCACCCTGCACAACCTGGTGATCCAGTACGCCTCGCAGGGCAGGTACGAGGTGGCCGTGCCCCTCTGCAAGCAGGCTCTGGAGGACCTGGAGAAGACCTCGGGCCACGACCACCCCGACGTTGCCACCATGCTCAACATCCTAGCGCTGGTATACAG GGACcagaacaaatacaaagaagcaGCACACCTGCTCAACGACGCTCTGTCTATTAGGGAAAAGACTCTGGGCAAAGACCACCCTGCG GTGGCTGCCACTCTCAATAACCTGGCTGTGCTCTACGGGAAGAGGGGCAAATACAAGGAGGCAGAGCCTCTGTGCAAGAGAGCCCTGGAGATCAGAgagaag gtgctGGGGAAGGACCACCCGGACGTGGCGAAGCAGCTGAACAACCTGGCCTTGCTGTGTCAGAACCAGGGCAAGTACGAGGAGGTGGAGTACTACTACTGCCGAGCCCTGGAGATCTACGAATGCAGACTGGGCCCTGACGACCCCAACGTTGCCAAGACCAAGAACAACCTG GCTTCGTGCTTTCTCAAACAGGGCAAATACAAGGAGGCTGAAATTCTGTACAAAGAAATTCTCACACGTGCCCATGAGAAGGAATTTGGGTCAGTGGATG CGGAGAACAAGCCTATCTGGATGCATgctgaagagagggaggagatgagCAAG GGCAAGCACAGAGACAACACGCCTTATGGAGAGTATGGAGGCTGGTACAAAGCCTGCAAAGTCAGCAG CCCGACCGTGAACACCACTCTGAGGAATCTGGGCGCCCTGTACCGCCGACAGGGCAAGATGGAAGCAGCGGAGACCCTGGAGGACTGCGCCATGAGATCCCGCAAGCAG AGCAACTCAGTAAGTCGTTTGGTCTAA
- the klc1b gene encoding kinesin light chain 1b isoform X5 produces MSTMVYPREEKLEKLSQEEIISNTKLVIQGLEALKSEHNSILHSLLETIKCLKKDEEANLVHEKSNLLRKSVEMIELGLGEAQVMMALSNHLNAVESEKQKLRAQVRRLCQENQWLRDELANTQQKLQKSEQSVAQLEEEKKHLEFMNQLKKYDEDVSPSEEKDGEQPKDSLDDLFPNDEEEHGQGMQHQHNSAAVAAAQQGGYEIPARLRTLHNLVIQYASQGRYEVAVPLCKQALEDLEKTSGHDHPDVATMLNILALVYRDQNKYKEAAHLLNDALSIREKTLGKDHPAVAATLNNLAVLYGKRGKYKEAEPLCKRALEIREKVLGKDHPDVAKQLNNLALLCQNQGKYEEVEYYYCRALEIYECRLGPDDPNVAKTKNNLASCFLKQGKYKEAEILYKEILTRAHEKEFGSVDAENKPIWMHAEEREEMSKGKHRDNTPYGEYGGWYKACKVSSPTVNTTLRNLGALYRRQGKMEAAETLEDCAMRSRKQGIDPIHQTRVVEILKESDGDRRRSRDSLASVKYDSSSETGEEVFSS; encoded by the exons ATGTCCACAATGGTGTATCCCCGTGAAGAGAAGCTGGAGAAGCTCTCGCAGGAGGAGATCATCTCAAACACTAAGCTGGTGATCCAGGGCCTGGAGGCACTGAAGAGCGAGCACAATTCTATCCTGCACAGCCTGCTAGAGACCATCAAGTGCCTGAAGAAGGATGAGGAGGCCAACCTGGTGCATGAGAAGTCCAACCTGCTCCGCAAATCTGTGGAGATGATCGAGTTGGGCCTGGGGGAGGCGCAG GTCATGATGGCCCTGTCCAACCACCTGAACGCGGTGGAGTCGGAGAAGCAGAAGCTGCGTGCCCAGGTGCGGCGTCTGTGCCAGGAGAACCAGTGGCTGCGTGACGAGCTGGCCAACACGCAGCAGAAGCTGCAGAAGAGCGAGCAGAGCGTGGCccagctggaggaggagaagaagcaCCTGGAGTTCATGAACCAGCTCAAAAAGTACGACGAAGACGTCTCTCCTTCG GAGGAAAAAGATGGCGAGCAGCCCAAAGACTCCCTGGACGACCTGTTTCCTAATGATGAAGAAGAACACGGCCAAGGCA tgcagcaccaacacaacagTGCAGCCGTGGCAGCGGCCCAGCAGGGTGGCTATGAGATCCCGGCGCGTCTCCGCACCCTGCACAACCTGGTGATCCAGTACGCCTCGCAGGGCAGGTACGAGGTGGCCGTGCCCCTCTGCAAGCAGGCTCTGGAGGACCTGGAGAAGACCTCGGGCCACGACCACCCCGACGTTGCCACCATGCTCAACATCCTAGCGCTGGTATACAG GGACcagaacaaatacaaagaagcaGCACACCTGCTCAACGACGCTCTGTCTATTAGGGAAAAGACTCTGGGCAAAGACCACCCTGCG GTGGCTGCCACTCTCAATAACCTGGCTGTGCTCTACGGGAAGAGGGGCAAATACAAGGAGGCAGAGCCTCTGTGCAAGAGAGCCCTGGAGATCAGAgagaag gtgctGGGGAAGGACCACCCGGACGTGGCGAAGCAGCTGAACAACCTGGCCTTGCTGTGTCAGAACCAGGGCAAGTACGAGGAGGTGGAGTACTACTACTGCCGAGCCCTGGAGATCTACGAATGCAGACTGGGCCCTGACGACCCCAACGTTGCCAAGACCAAGAACAACCTG GCTTCGTGCTTTCTCAAACAGGGCAAATACAAGGAGGCTGAAATTCTGTACAAAGAAATTCTCACACGTGCCCATGAGAAGGAATTTGGGTCAGTGGATG CGGAGAACAAGCCTATCTGGATGCATgctgaagagagggaggagatgagCAAG GGCAAGCACAGAGACAACACGCCTTATGGAGAGTATGGAGGCTGGTACAAAGCCTGCAAAGTCAGCAG CCCGACCGTGAACACCACTCTGAGGAATCTGGGCGCCCTGTACCGCCGACAGGGCAAGATGGAAGCAGCGGAGACCCTGGAGGACTGCGCCATGAGATCCCGCAAGCAG GGGATCGATCCAATCCACCAGACCCGTGTGGTTGAGATTCTGAAGGAGAGTGATGGGGACCGGAGGAGGAGCAGAGACAGCTTGGCCAGCGTGAAGTACGACAGCAGCTCAGAGACTGGAGAGGAA